Within Limnothrix sp. FACHB-406, the genomic segment AATGCCCTGCCTGGAGCACCGCGTTTTCGGCTAAATGTCCATCTGATTAACGCCCATCCAAACAATCCATCCAAACAACGGGGGCGCAACACCCGCCCCCAAACCTTGATTTTCTAATTATTGGCGAATTCCCTTTCCTGCGAAAACCCAGATATTATTAAACAAATCACTTTATGTAATCTTTTGAGTTCCAAGCTGCCATGGTTCCCCGAGTTCAGCTTTCAACCCTGATGGTAACGGCATTGTTGCTTACGGTGAGCTTCGGAAAATCAGCCCAGGGCCAGGACACAGACCCCCTGTGCTACTTCACCGATGCGGCTGGCAACCGCCGGGATCTCAGTGCTTGGTGTGGTCGGCCGGGCAACAATCCAACGGCCCCAAACAGCGCTCCGGCATCTGCGCCGATGGGGCCACCTCCGGCGGCCACTAGTGCCAATGGCGGCGGCAATGTGGAGCTGTTGCAATGCTGGTTTGAACAGGAAAGTAGCTCAGAACAACCGTCAGGTCTCACGAAAACGGTGATTCATTTGATGGGATCAGTTCAAAATCGAACAGGAAAGCCAGTAACAGATGTTAATGTACGCTATGTTGTGCGAACACAGAATAGTATTTTGAACCGAGCGGGACGATCACTGAATGATCGTTCACTGGGAATGGGTGCTCAAGGGCTTTTCAACCGCAACGATCAACCGATCGCCCTGGAAATCAAACCTATTGATTTGAGAGGCTGGTATGTACGGATTGAAGGAATTGACTGGATAGAAGCAGGTGTGGCTCGTTCCTATCAATTTGCGCAACCTGAAGACTGTTTCTTGGCCGGTAGATCCAGACCAGAGGGAAGCTGAAACTAAAAGGTTCCAATAATTTCCAGTTGATCAAAGCCTTCTGCCAGTTCTGGGGGCGATCGATCCAATTGTTGGGCCATCCGTTCAATGACATGGGCGGGAACCTGCCGATCGCGCTGGGCATTCCAGGCCAGGCATTGCTCCAACGGGGTTTGCACCCACCAGCCGATGATCTGGTGAAAACCCAATTCCCTTGCGGTTTCTAAGATTCGCTGTCGTTGGCGCGGGTCGGCGTTGGTGGCATCGTAAACGGCATCGGCTGCGTTGACGATCGCGGTTTGCAGTCGATCGCACACCACCTGCCAAATGGCTGACCAGTCGCCCTGAACAGCCGCATCACCAAAGAGTTCAGCCCGGATGGCATCGGTGGAAATCCAATGTCGATCGGGAGCGGCGGCTTGCCACTGGCGGGCCAGGGTGGACTTGCCACAGCCCGGCGGCCCAATTAGCACGATCAGGTGAGTCGTGGGCAGACCAGAGGCGGGGGGATCAGCAACGGGGCGATCGGGAAGTGGCATGGTGCTGGAATGGGCTAATCAACCGGTTAACGCCACAGGTTAACGCTGTAGGTTAACGAGATCGGCTAACGAGATGGTTTGAGCATGGTTGAGCCGTTGAACCGCCTACGGATCAGGGATCACCCTCGCCTTAGCCGGCCCGGCCCGCCTAAAATTGAACCATTCTCCACCGCCTGATCGCCCCTCCCAGGTGGGAGATGTGCGGCGATCGCCGTTTGGGGATCTGGTTCATTTTGCCGTTCTATTCTTTTCCATTTTTTTGTCGCATTCTGAGGTGGCTTATCGAAACCATTCATGGAGATCTGAAAGGTCTCAAAACCAACCAACTCAAACAACTGAAGCGGCTTTATCATCAGCGCGTGCCCGGCGATCGCTTCACCACGCCGGAATTTGCCCAGCGCTTGGCCGCCATCAGCACCGAACTGGAAAAACCCCTTTGCGTTTACTTTAACCGGCGGGGCCAGGTGATTCGAGTCGGCGTGGGCACACCGCGCCAAACCCAAATCCCGCCCTTGGAATTGCCGCGCTATGGGGCCGAGCGTCTGTGCGGAATTCGTTGCATGGCCACTGCGCCCGAGTCAGAACAGCCGGGAACCGGAGCCTTGACGGCTTTGGCCCTGCAACGGTTGGATGCGTTGGTTTGGTTGCCACTCACGGGCAGTGGTTTTGCGCGGCGTGGTGGCGGTGTGGGGGGCTATGTGAAATCGGCGCGGGTGGCCCATCTGTTGCCGCCGTCCAATCTGCCGGGTCTGGTGGTGCGAGGGACGGAATCGACGGCCGAAAGCGTCACCCAAAGCACCACGGTGTTACCCCCTGTCCCGATCGAGGATTTGGCGGAACAGGACTTTCTGGACTTTGTGACGGGGCTGGAGGCCGAGTTTGCCCGAGAAGTGTCCGGCTTAGAGATTGATCAAGCGGGCGATCGGGTGTTGTTGGTGGGGGTGCAAACGAGCGATCGGGATCCCAGGGCCTTTGAAGACGGGTTGGCAGAACTCGATCGGCTGGTGGACACGGCCGGCGGTTCCGTGGTCGGTGTGGTGCGCCAAAAGCGATCGCGCCCCCATCCCCAAACCGTGGTGGGTGAAGGGAAGGTGGAAGAAATTGCCCTCCAGGCCCAGAGCTTGGGGGCCAACCTGGTGGCGTTCGATCGGGACTTGTCCCCGGCCCAAATCCGTAACTTGGAAAAATTCATCGGCACGCGCGTGGTCGATCGCACCGAGGTGATTCTCGATATCTTTGCGCAACGGGCCCGATCGGGCGCGGGCAAGCTGCAAGTGGAACTGGCCCAGTTGGAATATCTCATGCCGCGACTGACGGGCCGTGGCCAAGCCATGTCTCGGTTGGGCGGCGGCATTGGAACCCGGGGGCCCGGTGAAACCAAATTGGAAACCGAACGCCGGGTGATTCAGCGGCGCATTGCCCGCTTGCAACGGGAGGTGAACGAACTCCAGGCCCACCGCAACCGCCTGCGCCAACGTCGCCAACACCACGATGTGCCGACCGTGGCGATCGTGGGCTATACCAACGCTGGAAAATCAACCCTGTTGAACGTGCTGACCGATGCGGAAGTCTACGCGGCCGATCAACTGTTTGCCACGTTGGATCCAACCACTCGCCGCCTGACCCTGACTGCGCCCGCCCCGATCGCCCCGATCGCTGAATCGGAATTTCCAGACAGCCCCGAATTTGCGGAACCCACCGAGGGGCGATCGATCCTGCTGACGGATACGGTGGGGTTTATTCAAGAGCTGCCGCCGCCCTTGATGGATGCCTTTCGCGCCACCCTGGAGGAGGTGACGGAAGCAGAGGCCCTGTTGCACTTGGTGGATTTATCCCATCCTTCCTGGCCCCGACATATTGCGGCGGTGCATGAAATTTTGGGTGAAATGCCGATCGTTCCGGGGCCGGAGCTGCTGGTTTTCAACAAAATCGACGCGGCCAGCTCCGAGGCGATCGAACAGGCCAAGGCGGAATGTCCCCACGGGGTGTTTATTTCCGCAGGCGATCGCTTGGGACTCGAAACCCTCCGGCAACAGTTGCTGAACCTGGTTCGCTACGCCACGGGCGAATAGGCCCCTGCCCGATCGATCCTGCCCGATTCATCCTGATCGATCCTGCCCGATCGATACCTGCCCGATCGATCAGGTGGGACACACCGCCGCAATGGGTTAATCGACAGTCAAACAGCAGCTTTCGGGCCTAGGGCCTTGCGCCCCGACCTAGACCGCAGAGCTGTAAAGAGAGCCACCTCGCAACATAATCGCCATTTCGTTCTCGCGGGGCGAATTGGCGAGAGCAATCTCCTCGTTGATGCGTCCTTCCAAATAGAGCTTGTAGAGAATTTGGTTCATCGTACACATGCCCTCGTATTCCGATCGGGGAATGATGTCCTCCACCTCGTCAATCTGCCCTTTCTTGATGTAATCCCGAATGGCATCCGTGTTGATCAGCACCTCAAAGACTGGGGCCCGTTTGCCGTCGGTGGTGGGCACTAGGGCTTGGGAAATGCAAGCCACCATCGCTTCCGCAATTTGGGTTCGCACGGCCTCGCGATCTTCCGGTGAATAGAGCGCCAAAATCCGCTCGATCGTCTTGACGGCCCCGTTGGTGTGCAGCGTTCCGAATACCAAGTGACCGGTTTGGGCGGCCTTCAGGGCGGTTTCCACCGTTTCCCGATCGCGCATTTCCCCAATCAGAATCACGTCTGGATCTTCCCGCAAGGAAGCCCGCAACGCATTGTCAAACCGTAGGGAGTGAATCCCCACCTCCCGCTGATTGATCACCGACCGGCGGCTTTGGTGGACAAACTCGATCGGGTCTTCGATCGTGATGATGTGCCGGGTCATGTTGCGGTTGATGTAGTCAATCATGGCCGCCAAGGTGGTGGACTTCCCGGAGCCGGTGGGCCCCGTCACCAAAATCAACCCCTTGTGGGCATGACAAACATTGGCAAAGGCCGCCGGTAAACAAAGCTGCTCAAAGGTCTTGATTTCCATCGGAATCAAGCGCAACACCATCGCCGGCCCATTCAGGGTTTCAAACAAATTGATCCGTACCCGTGCAAAGGGATATTGGGCCGCCCCGTCAAAGTCTAAGTTTTCTTGAAAATGCTGAATTTCCAAATCGCTCAACACCTCTTGCATCCAAGCCATGAAGGTGTTGTCGTCCGTGGTGGGGTAGGTGGTGGGCTGCATTTGCCCCCGGCTGCGGAAGCGCGGTTCTCGGCCCACGGCCAAATGCACATCGGAGTGGTTGTTGCGAAAGGCTTCTTCCACCAACTGCCGCAGGGTGGGCGCACCTTCCGAGGCCTTCGCCCGAGGGAGGGGACGGCGGCCGCTGACGGGGCTGGCTTCCGGGACGATCGGGCCCGGTGGGGCCGTTTCGCCATTTTCCCCAATCACCTGAAATGACCAGTCCGCCCGCCGATCGCCCAAATTCACACTCAGGTGATGGTTGCCGGGCTTGGGAAACACCAGGTCTAAGCGCCAAGTGCCGTCCTTGGCCACGATCGGCCCTGTTATCTTGAAGTCATTATTCAGACTGACGACCAACGGTTTGCCCGCATCATCGGGCGTTGCCACACCAGCCACCACAAACCGCTGGAGCGGGCGCACGGGTTGGCTGGGAGCCTGAACAATTTTCATTGAGAAACCTCCAAAATCCGTCACTACTTCACTAGCAATTGCCACCATTCGCTCGCGAAGGCTGCAATCGGGAGGCTTCCTGCTTCATCACGGCGAAGTCCGCTTCATCCGCAACCTAGGCTGACAAGACCGGACTGGCCGCCGTTTCGAGATGAATCGCCCCGCTTCCGCCCCGATCGATTTTCAATCCACAGTTTGGCCCATGGTCGAAAGCCCTTGCATTCAGCCTGACCCACCCATACCTGCCTGCTACTGGAGAGCTAGGAAACCGAAAAGAGGGTTCCCCTGAACTCCGTGATTTTGCGGATCAGGCTCCCTTTGTTTCTAATCCAAAACCAATGGATTTGTCAGCTTTTGGCTGCTAGGGCTGGGGAAATGGTGGGGGTGCTGATCCGGAAGAATTGCCCCAAAAGATACAGGGAACCACAGAGCACCACGGGCCGATCGCCCGTCAGGGCCACCTCCAAAGCTGGCAACAGATCCGTGAAGGGGCGACCCTCTGCCAGGACGATCGCCTCGGGAACCAGATGCACCAATGCTTCGGGGGCGATCGACTGGGGATCTGGAACAGGCACGGTGTAGAGCCGATCGCCCGATCGCAGCAGGATTCGCAACACGGCGGCCGCATCCTTGGTGCTCAACATACCCATCACCCAGGTCACGGGCCCCAAATTTTGCTGATCCACATAGTCCCGCAGCACTTGGGCCGAGTCATGGTTGTGGGCCCCATCCACCAGCAGCGATCGCCCTTGATGGGTTGTCCACTGCAACCGACCCGGCCAGCGGGCGTTGGCCATGCCGGTTTGAATGGCTGGGTTGGAAATGGCCCAACCGGCCGCTCGCAACTGTTGCACCAGCCCGATCGCGACGGCCGCATTGGTGCGCTGGACAGTTCCGGCCAGGGGCAGCGGATAGGTTAAATTGCCCGATCGCATCCAAGGTAAGTGGGGCCAAGATTCGGCCGGCGGGGCGATCGGCTCAGCCGGCTCCACCCAATCGATCGAGCAGGCCAGTTGGGCCGCGCGATCGGCCACCACGGCCCGGGCCTCGGGCGGCAGGGGAGCCACCACCAGCGGCCGCCCCGGCTTTAGGATGCCGGCTTTTTCTCCGGCAATTTGTCCCAAGCTGTCGCCCAAAACCTGCCAATGATCCCGTCCGATCGAGGTGATGGCACAGGCGATCGGCCCATCCACCACATTGGTCGCGTCCAACCGCCCCCCTAGCCCCACTTCCATCACCGCCAAATCCACCCGCTGGCGCGCAAAATACAGCCAAGCGGCCACGGTCACCAGCTCAAATTGGGTCAGGGAAATGCCGGTTTGGGCGATCGCCTGTTCCCCCTCATGCAGCAACTCAGCCAGAACTTGCGGTTCGATCGGGACTTGATCCACCGTGATTCGCTCCGTCCAATCCACCAGGTGCGGTGAAGTGTAGCGCCCGGTGCGATAGCCCGCTGCCGTCAGAATGCTGGACAGGTAAGCACAAACGGAACCTTTGCCATTGGTTCCCGCCACATGGACGATCGGCAACTGTTGCTGAGGATTCCCCAAAGCCGCCAGCACCCCTAGCATCCGCTCTAAACCCAACTGCACGCCGAAGGGTTGAAAACTGGCTAATTGCTGGTCTAGTTGGTCTACCTGATCTACTTGATGGGTCTGATGATCCTGATTGGCCTGGTGAGCGTGATTGGCGTGATTGCCCTGATGATCCTGGGTTGCCGGGTGAGCTGCACTGACCCAATTTGCTGAATCTAGCGGCTCTGGGTTGGATGGTTCAATCGCCGGGGTCATGGTGTTGCTCCTTAGCCTATTGCGCCTTGCGGGGGGCCAAAAATGCCCAAAAACAAGTAGGAGCGCCATCAAAGCGCCCCTACTATTCTGCGATTGGGTATCGATTGTGGGCGATCGCGACAAAACCGCCAGAGTTTACTACGAACCTAGCTGTCTAGCTGACGACGCAATTGCTCGAGAGCTGCCTTACCAATGTTGAAAACAGCCCAGCCAGCAGCCAGCAGCAGCGGAGACACCACAACCAAAACGCGCCAATCCATATCTTGATCTCCCGTAACAGTTCTAAAAACAGGCGAGCCAATTTAATTAAATGCCATTGTCGGGCATTTGGGGCCTCCCGAACGCGACCAGTCGATCGGAATCCTGGGAACTGGGTCACTGGCGGGCATTGGGGTAGGCCGAGTTACCTAGTGCGCCCCGTGAAAACCCAGATCCGTGCCCTGGCCGCCATGCACCAGGGCCAACTTCACGTAGCGGGCCGCATGTTCAATTTGTTCCGCCACTTCCTGACCGCTGAGCGATCGGACGACCTTGCCCGGAATTCCCACCACGAGCGATCGGGGTGGTACCTCTTTGGTCACCACGGCCCCAGCCCCTACGATGCTACCCGCACCCACGCGCACACCGTTGAGAATGATGGCTCCCATCCCGATCGTGCAGCCCCGTTCAATGTGGGCGGAGTGGATGATGGCCCGGTGGCCCACGGTCACATCGGCCTCAAGAATTGTGGGCTGGCCCGGGTCGCCATGGATCACTGCGCCATCTTGGACATTGGTGTTTTCGCCAATGTCAATTCGCTCCACATCCCCCCGCAGCACCGCGCCATACCAAATGTTGGCCCCGGCGGCCAGGGTGACCCGGCCGATAATGGTGGCGTTGGGAGCGACAAAGGCCGCAGCCGCGATGTCCGGTGTGCCCAAAATGGGATGGGCGATCGCCCCTGTTGCCTCTAGACGTGACATAAACGTGACAAATATTTCAAGAAGCGTTGGTTTTGCCCAGACCGCCAAAATGCCATCGCTATAATAGGGTAGCGAGGCGACGGCCCGCGATCGAACCCCCGCTCCCACCGCCGTCCTGCACGAGGTTTCGATCGAACCCATGCTGAATCCGACGTTGCAATATCCCATCTTTGGCCCAGAAATTTTGTGTCCCCATTGTCGGCAGCCGATCCCGGCCCTGACCCTTACGGACACGTACCTTTGTCCCCGGCATGGGGCCTTTGAAGCCGACCCCAACACCAAAGAACTGGTGCATTTGCAATCCAGTCGCCATTGGCGGCAGTGGGAAGGTGAATGGTATCGCCAGCATACGCACCCCGACGGCATTCGCTTTGAAATTCATGAAGCGCTCGATCGGCTCTATACCCAAGGCTTCCGGGCCACAAAGGTAACCGTTGCCCATCGTTACCAAACCCTCATTGCGTCCTATCTCGATCGGGCAAACCCGCGCAATCCCAGTTCCGACGGTCGGCCGCGGCTTTATGGCTTGCCGGTGGAGTTCAGCGCCACGGAAGCGGCGGATCCCTGTTGGGATGTGATTAATTTTGTGTTGGACAAGGAACCCGGTGTGCCGGTGCGCTATCCCTATTTCCGGCTGTTTGAGTAGCCCAAGGGGGGGGCGGTAGCGGCGCAATGCACCATGTTTCCTTAAAAACGGCGGATATTCACCGGGCGATCGCGTTTTATGAGGCGATCGGGTTTGGGATGGCCGAACGGTTCACGGCGGGCATGACCCTGGCCTGTTGGATGGAAGGTTGGGGGGGACGGATTGAGCTGCTGCAAGTGCCGGAACCCCAATCGCCGCCCGATCCCTTTGGCAATGAGCATTATGTGGGCTACTACCATTTGTCGCTAGATTTGGCCCAATCGCCCGATCGCCCAGAAACGCTGCCGGATTGGTTGCGTCTGATGGGCGATCGCTTGGCTCCGCAGCCCCTGCCCCTGTTGTTGGCCCCTTGCCAGCAAATGATTGGCGATCGGGTCTATGAGGTGGCATTCATCGCAGATCCGGATGGAATGCCGATCGAACTGTTGCGCCTTCAATCTCAACTCCCGCCACCCAAGGGCGCGATCGACGCTGAACATTAGACCTCTTGCATTAATCAAGACCCTCACCCTAAATCCCTCTCCCAAGT encodes:
- a CDS encoding AAA family ATPase; this encodes MPLPDRPVADPPASGLPTTHLIVLIGPPGCGKSTLARQWQAAAPDRHWISTDAIRAELFGDAAVQGDWSAIWQVVCDRLQTAIVNAADAVYDATNADPRQRQRILETARELGFHQIIGWWVQTPLEQCLAWNAQRDRQVPAHVIERMAQQLDRSPPELAEGFDQLEIIGTF
- a CDS encoding photosystem II protein Y gives rise to the protein MDWRVLVVVSPLLLAAGWAVFNIGKAALEQLRRQLDS
- a CDS encoding folylpolyglutamate synthase/dihydrofolate synthase family protein, which produces MLGVLAALGNPQQQLPIVHVAGTNGKGSVCAYLSSILTAAGYRTGRYTSPHLVDWTERITVDQVPIEPQVLAELLHEGEQAIAQTGISLTQFELVTVAAWLYFARQRVDLAVMEVGLGGRLDATNVVDGPIACAITSIGRDHWQVLGDSLGQIAGEKAGILKPGRPLVVAPLPPEARAVVADRAAQLACSIDWVEPAEPIAPPAESWPHLPWMRSGNLTYPLPLAGTVQRTNAAVAIGLVQQLRAAGWAISNPAIQTGMANARWPGRLQWTTHQGRSLLVDGAHNHDSAQVLRDYVDQQNLGPVTWVMGMLSTKDAAAVLRILLRSGDRLYTVPVPDPQSIAPEALVHLVPEAIVLAEGRPFTDLLPALEVALTGDRPVVLCGSLYLLGQFFRISTPTISPALAAKS
- the hflX gene encoding GTPase HflX, which encodes MCGDRRLGIWFILPFYSFPFFCRILRWLIETIHGDLKGLKTNQLKQLKRLYHQRVPGDRFTTPEFAQRLAAISTELEKPLCVYFNRRGQVIRVGVGTPRQTQIPPLELPRYGAERLCGIRCMATAPESEQPGTGALTALALQRLDALVWLPLTGSGFARRGGGVGGYVKSARVAHLLPPSNLPGLVVRGTESTAESVTQSTTVLPPVPIEDLAEQDFLDFVTGLEAEFAREVSGLEIDQAGDRVLLVGVQTSDRDPRAFEDGLAELDRLVDTAGGSVVGVVRQKRSRPHPQTVVGEGKVEEIALQAQSLGANLVAFDRDLSPAQIRNLEKFIGTRVVDRTEVILDIFAQRARSGAGKLQVELAQLEYLMPRLTGRGQAMSRLGGGIGTRGPGETKLETERRVIQRRIARLQREVNELQAHRNRLRQRRQHHDVPTVAIVGYTNAGKSTLLNVLTDAEVYAADQLFATLDPTTRRLTLTAPAPIAPIAESEFPDSPEFAEPTEGRSILLTDTVGFIQELPPPLMDAFRATLEEVTEAEALLHLVDLSHPSWPRHIAAVHEILGEMPIVPGPELLVFNKIDAASSEAIEQAKAECPHGVFISAGDRLGLETLRQQLLNLVRYATGE
- a CDS encoding TIGR02652 family protein, producing the protein MLNPTLQYPIFGPEILCPHCRQPIPALTLTDTYLCPRHGAFEADPNTKELVHLQSSRHWRQWEGEWYRQHTHPDGIRFEIHEALDRLYTQGFRATKVTVAHRYQTLIASYLDRANPRNPSSDGRPRLYGLPVEFSATEAADPCWDVINFVLDKEPGVPVRYPYFRLFE
- a CDS encoding gamma carbonic anhydrase family protein, with product MSRLEATGAIAHPILGTPDIAAAAFVAPNATIIGRVTLAAGANIWYGAVLRGDVERIDIGENTNVQDGAVIHGDPGQPTILEADVTVGHRAIIHSAHIERGCTIGMGAIILNGVRVGAGSIVGAGAVVTKEVPPRSLVVGIPGKVVRSLSGQEVAEQIEHAARYVKLALVHGGQGTDLGFHGAH
- a CDS encoding type IV pilus twitching motility protein PilT; the protein is MKIVQAPSQPVRPLQRFVVAGVATPDDAGKPLVVSLNNDFKITGPIVAKDGTWRLDLVFPKPGNHHLSVNLGDRRADWSFQVIGENGETAPPGPIVPEASPVSGRRPLPRAKASEGAPTLRQLVEEAFRNNHSDVHLAVGREPRFRSRGQMQPTTYPTTDDNTFMAWMQEVLSDLEIQHFQENLDFDGAAQYPFARVRINLFETLNGPAMVLRLIPMEIKTFEQLCLPAAFANVCHAHKGLILVTGPTGSGKSTTLAAMIDYINRNMTRHIITIEDPIEFVHQSRRSVINQREVGIHSLRFDNALRASLREDPDVILIGEMRDRETVETALKAAQTGHLVFGTLHTNGAVKTIERILALYSPEDREAVRTQIAEAMVACISQALVPTTDGKRAPVFEVLINTDAIRDYIKKGQIDEVEDIIPRSEYEGMCTMNQILYKLYLEGRINEEIALANSPRENEMAIMLRGGSLYSSAV
- a CDS encoding VOC family protein, with the translated sequence MHHVSLKTADIHRAIAFYEAIGFGMAERFTAGMTLACWMEGWGGRIELLQVPEPQSPPDPFGNEHYVGYYHLSLDLAQSPDRPETLPDWLRLMGDRLAPQPLPLLLAPCQQMIGDRVYEVAFIADPDGMPIELLRLQSQLPPPKGAIDAEH